In Scatophagus argus isolate fScaArg1 chromosome 3, fScaArg1.pri, whole genome shotgun sequence, one genomic interval encodes:
- the mapkapk3 gene encoding MAP kinase-activated protein kinase 3 produces the protein MLQNGNEKEKPPQAPKAEPEPDSPTDTPNQQQQQQQPAPFAADGEDAGSESTRFPLPVYPKLEIKRNAVTDDYKISGQVLGLGINGKVLQCFNKKTGQKCALKILYDCPKARREVELHWRVSGGPYIVRILSLYENMHHGKKCLLIVMECMEGGELFSRIQARGDQAFTEKEASEIMKDIGTAIEFLHNVNIAHRDIKPENLLYTSKERNTVLKLTDFGFAKETTVHNSLQTPCYTPYYVAPEVLGPEKYDKSCDMWSLGVIMYILLCGFPPFYSNTGQAISPGMKRRIRMGQYEFPNPEWAEVSQQAKDLIHQLLKTDPNERMTITQFMNHPWINQSMVVPSTPLHTTRVLTEDREMWEDVKEEMTSALATMRVDYDQVKIKDLDTSSNPLLNKRRKKAAAGAKSGSTVCQSQ, from the exons ATGCTACAGAATGGAAACGAGAAGGAGAAACCGCCGCAGGCGCCAAAGGCTGAGCCGGAGCCGGACTCCCCGACTGACACCCcgaaccagcagcagcagcagcaacagcccGCTCCCTTCGCTGCGGACGGGGAGGACGCGGGCAGCGAGTCCACACGCTTCCCCCTTCCCGTTTATCCCAAATTGGAGATAAAGCGCAACGCAGTGACGGACGATTATAAGATCTCGGGTCAGGTTCTGGGCTTGGGGATCAATGGCAAAGTCCTTCAGTGCTTCAACAAGAAGACTGGACAGAAGTGCGCACTGAAG ATTCTCTACGACTGCCCCAAAGCAAGGCGAGAGGTGGAGCTCCACTGGCGAGTATCGGGAGGACCGTATATTGTTCGCATCCTCAGCCTGTATGAGAACATGCATCACGGGAAGAAGTGCCTGCTCATCGTTATGGAGTG tatggagggaggagagctgtTCAGTCGGATCCAGGCTAGAGGAGACCAGGCTTTCACTGAGAAAG AGGCTTCTGAGATTATGAAGGACATCGGCACAGCCATCGAATTTCTCCACAACGTGAACATCGCGCACAGAGACATCAAG CCGGAGAACCTGCTGTACACCtccaaagaaagaaacacagtcCTCAAATTAACGGACTTTGGCTTTGCTAAAGAGACAACAGTACATAACTCCCTGCAGACCCCCTGTTATACACCGTACTATGTGG CTCCTGAGGTGTTGGGCCCAGAGAAATATGACAAGTCGTGTGACATGTGGTCTCTGGGTGTCATCATGTACATCCT ATTGTGTGGCTTCCCTCCATTTTACTCCAACACGGGCCAGGCCATCTCTCcagggatgaagaggaggatcaGAATGGGCCAGTATGAATTCCCCAACCCAGAGTGGGCTGAGGTGTCACAGCAAG CAAAAGATTTGATCCACCAGTTGCTGAAGACAGACCCTAATGAGAGAATGACCATCACTCAATTTATGAACCACCCGTGGATAAAT CAGTCCATGGTTGTCCCCTCCACTCCGCTTCACACCACTCGAGTTCTGACTGAAGACAGGGAGATGTGGGAGGATGTGAAG GAGGAGATGACCAGCGCTTTAGCGACCATGCGCGTGGACTACGACCAGGTGAAGATCAAAGACCTCGACACCTCCAGCAATCCGCTACTCAACAAGAGACGCAAAAAGGCGGCTGCAGGGGCCAAAAGTGGGTCCACGGTCTGCCAAAGTCAGTGA